The following are from one region of the Oreochromis aureus strain Israel breed Guangdong linkage group 1, ZZ_aureus, whole genome shotgun sequence genome:
- the ankdd1a gene encoding ankyrin repeat and death domain-containing protein 1A isoform X3, translated as MNALLLASWFGHLNILQILVSCGAKLNSENKDGLNMLHCAAQRGHIRVLAFILEHLEGISLDGVEKSGKTALHLAAEHGQLEVVEFLIGMGYIHGLKDKEENTPMHLAASKGHAEILQKILETGVSVDKRNIDGLTPLHMAADGGHYECVRLLLDSGCNVNAQTNRNMNALHYVAQHGHDREASLLLKAGINVDAINNQHCTPHHLAVFNNHTKVVRLLIDAGSNLNATDIRQQTALHIASEHGWHDLAEMMLISRVSLSLTDKQGKTCLEVAARGNHVVLVDMIIKADRFYKWEKDHGRSEQVRRPLSFKQDHQPETQHFRSVLWTLATKHLCYGEWKILAQHWDFSEAHIQAIEQQWTGKKSFKDHGHRMLLIWLHGVLVAGENPIKGLYEGLVEISRTDLAEFIRQKANSQTSSPKMCYIM; from the exons ATGAATGCTCTGCTTCTGGCATCCTGGTTTGGTCACCTAAACATCCTACAGATCCTGGTGTCTTGTGGAGCAAAGCTCAACTCTGAAAACAAA GATGGTCTGAATATGCTGCACTGTGCTGCTCAGCGAGGCCACATCAGAGTATTGGCGTTCATCTTGGAGCACCTAGAAGGCATCAGTCTAGATGGAGTTGAAAAG TCAGGGAAGACAGCACTACACCTAGCTGCTGAGCATGGACAGCTTGAAGTAGTTGAATTTCTGATTGGAATGGGTTACATACATGGTTTGAAGGACAAG GAAGAAAACACGCCTATGCATCTAGCAGCAAGCAAAGGGCACGCAGAGATCCTACAGAAGATCCTAGAGACTGGTGTCAGTGTGGATAAAAGGAATATA GATGGTCTCACACCATTGCACATGGCAGCTGATGGAGGTCACTATGAATGTGTTAGACTTCTGCTGGATTCTGGCTGTAATGTCAATGCACAAACTAAT AGAAATATGAATGCTCTCCATTATGTGGCACAGCATGGTCATGACAGAGAGGCCAGCTTGCTGCTGAAGGCAGGAATCAATGTAGATGCTATAAACAAC CAACACTGCACACCACACCACCTGGCTGTATTCAACAATCACACAAAAGTTGTACGATTGCTTATTGACGCTGGCAGCAACCTGAATGCCACTGACATT AGGCAGCAGACCGCACTACACATTGCCTCAGAACATGGCTGGCATGACCTGGCTGAGATGATGCTGATTTCTAGAGTTAGTCTCAGTTTAACTGATAAG CAGGGGAAAACATGTCTGGAAGTGGCAGCAAGAGGAAACCATGTGGTCCTGGTAGACATGATAATTAAAGCTGACCGTTTTTATAAGTGGGAGAAG GATCACGGGCGCAGTGAGCAGGTAAGAAGACCTCTGAGCTTCAAACAGGACCACCAGCCGGAGACACAGCACTTCCGTTCTGTTTTATGGACCCTCGCCACAAAGCATCTGTGTTATGGGGAGTGGAAGATTCTTGCTCAGCACTGGGACTTTAGTGAAGCACATATACAAGCTATAGAACAACAGTGGACAG GTAAGAAAAGCTTCAAAGATCACGGTCACCGGATGCTGTTAATCTGGCTTCATGGAGTGCTCGTAGCTGGAGAAAACCCTATCAAAGGCCTCTATGAGGGGTTGGTGGAAATCTCCCGGACAGATTTGGCAG AGTTCATCCGACAGAAGGCAAACTCACAGACCAGCTCTCCTAAAATGTGCTACATAATGTGA
- the ankdd1a gene encoding ankyrin repeat and death domain-containing protein 1A isoform X1, which produces MGDELLSEEDFLLWSEKEFHDAAKRNDTWKMQELIKKGVDVNAKNKVGRKALHWAAGAGNEQALRLLLEYDVDINETDSFGMNALLLASWFGHLNILQILVSCGAKLNSENKDGLNMLHCAAQRGHIRVLAFILEHLEGISLDGVEKSGKTALHLAAEHGQLEVVEFLIGMGYIHGLKDKEENTPMHLAASKGHAEILQKILETGVSVDKRNIDGLTPLHMAADGGHYECVRLLLDSGCNVNAQTNRNMNALHYVAQHGHDREASLLLKAGINVDAINNQHCTPHHLAVFNNHTKVVRLLIDAGSNLNATDIRQQTALHIASEHGWHDLAEMMLISRVSLSLTDKQGKTCLEVAARGNHVVLVDMIIKADRFYKWEKDHGRSEQVRRPLSFKQDHQPETQHFRSVLWTLATKHLCYGEWKILAQHWDFSEAHIQAIEQQWTGKKSFKDHGHRMLLIWLHGVLVAGENPIKGLYEGLVEISRTDLAEFIRQKANSQTSSPKMCYIM; this is translated from the exons ATGGGGGATGAGCTGCTGTCGGAGGAGGATTTCT TGTTGTGGTCTGAAAAGGAGTTTCAcgatgctgcaaaaagaaatgaCACATGGAAAATGCAAGAACTCATCAAGAAGGGTGTGGACGTCAATGCCAAAAACAAA gtaGGCCGAAAAGCACTGCACTGGGCAGCAGGAGCTGGGAATGAACAGGCTTTGCGTCTCCTACTGGAGTATGATGTGGACATCAATGAGACTGACAGT TTTGGGATGAATGCTCTGCTTCTGGCATCCTGGTTTGGTCACCTAAACATCCTACAGATCCTGGTGTCTTGTGGAGCAAAGCTCAACTCTGAAAACAAA GATGGTCTGAATATGCTGCACTGTGCTGCTCAGCGAGGCCACATCAGAGTATTGGCGTTCATCTTGGAGCACCTAGAAGGCATCAGTCTAGATGGAGTTGAAAAG TCAGGGAAGACAGCACTACACCTAGCTGCTGAGCATGGACAGCTTGAAGTAGTTGAATTTCTGATTGGAATGGGTTACATACATGGTTTGAAGGACAAG GAAGAAAACACGCCTATGCATCTAGCAGCAAGCAAAGGGCACGCAGAGATCCTACAGAAGATCCTAGAGACTGGTGTCAGTGTGGATAAAAGGAATATA GATGGTCTCACACCATTGCACATGGCAGCTGATGGAGGTCACTATGAATGTGTTAGACTTCTGCTGGATTCTGGCTGTAATGTCAATGCACAAACTAAT AGAAATATGAATGCTCTCCATTATGTGGCACAGCATGGTCATGACAGAGAGGCCAGCTTGCTGCTGAAGGCAGGAATCAATGTAGATGCTATAAACAAC CAACACTGCACACCACACCACCTGGCTGTATTCAACAATCACACAAAAGTTGTACGATTGCTTATTGACGCTGGCAGCAACCTGAATGCCACTGACATT AGGCAGCAGACCGCACTACACATTGCCTCAGAACATGGCTGGCATGACCTGGCTGAGATGATGCTGATTTCTAGAGTTAGTCTCAGTTTAACTGATAAG CAGGGGAAAACATGTCTGGAAGTGGCAGCAAGAGGAAACCATGTGGTCCTGGTAGACATGATAATTAAAGCTGACCGTTTTTATAAGTGGGAGAAG GATCACGGGCGCAGTGAGCAGGTAAGAAGACCTCTGAGCTTCAAACAGGACCACCAGCCGGAGACACAGCACTTCCGTTCTGTTTTATGGACCCTCGCCACAAAGCATCTGTGTTATGGGGAGTGGAAGATTCTTGCTCAGCACTGGGACTTTAGTGAAGCACATATACAAGCTATAGAACAACAGTGGACAG GTAAGAAAAGCTTCAAAGATCACGGTCACCGGATGCTGTTAATCTGGCTTCATGGAGTGCTCGTAGCTGGAGAAAACCCTATCAAAGGCCTCTATGAGGGGTTGGTGGAAATCTCCCGGACAGATTTGGCAG AGTTCATCCGACAGAAGGCAAACTCACAGACCAGCTCTCCTAAAATGTGCTACATAATGTGA
- the ankdd1a gene encoding ankyrin repeat and death domain-containing protein 1A isoform X2, whose translation MLWSEKEFHDAAKRNDTWKMQELIKKGVDVNAKNKVGRKALHWAAGAGNEQALRLLLEYDVDINETDSFGMNALLLASWFGHLNILQILVSCGAKLNSENKDGLNMLHCAAQRGHIRVLAFILEHLEGISLDGVEKSGKTALHLAAEHGQLEVVEFLIGMGYIHGLKDKEENTPMHLAASKGHAEILQKILETGVSVDKRNIDGLTPLHMAADGGHYECVRLLLDSGCNVNAQTNRNMNALHYVAQHGHDREASLLLKAGINVDAINNQHCTPHHLAVFNNHTKVVRLLIDAGSNLNATDIRQQTALHIASEHGWHDLAEMMLISRVSLSLTDKQGKTCLEVAARGNHVVLVDMIIKADRFYKWEKDHGRSEQVRRPLSFKQDHQPETQHFRSVLWTLATKHLCYGEWKILAQHWDFSEAHIQAIEQQWTGKKSFKDHGHRMLLIWLHGVLVAGENPIKGLYEGLVEISRTDLAEFIRQKANSQTSSPKMCYIM comes from the exons A TGTTGTGGTCTGAAAAGGAGTTTCAcgatgctgcaaaaagaaatgaCACATGGAAAATGCAAGAACTCATCAAGAAGGGTGTGGACGTCAATGCCAAAAACAAA gtaGGCCGAAAAGCACTGCACTGGGCAGCAGGAGCTGGGAATGAACAGGCTTTGCGTCTCCTACTGGAGTATGATGTGGACATCAATGAGACTGACAGT TTTGGGATGAATGCTCTGCTTCTGGCATCCTGGTTTGGTCACCTAAACATCCTACAGATCCTGGTGTCTTGTGGAGCAAAGCTCAACTCTGAAAACAAA GATGGTCTGAATATGCTGCACTGTGCTGCTCAGCGAGGCCACATCAGAGTATTGGCGTTCATCTTGGAGCACCTAGAAGGCATCAGTCTAGATGGAGTTGAAAAG TCAGGGAAGACAGCACTACACCTAGCTGCTGAGCATGGACAGCTTGAAGTAGTTGAATTTCTGATTGGAATGGGTTACATACATGGTTTGAAGGACAAG GAAGAAAACACGCCTATGCATCTAGCAGCAAGCAAAGGGCACGCAGAGATCCTACAGAAGATCCTAGAGACTGGTGTCAGTGTGGATAAAAGGAATATA GATGGTCTCACACCATTGCACATGGCAGCTGATGGAGGTCACTATGAATGTGTTAGACTTCTGCTGGATTCTGGCTGTAATGTCAATGCACAAACTAAT AGAAATATGAATGCTCTCCATTATGTGGCACAGCATGGTCATGACAGAGAGGCCAGCTTGCTGCTGAAGGCAGGAATCAATGTAGATGCTATAAACAAC CAACACTGCACACCACACCACCTGGCTGTATTCAACAATCACACAAAAGTTGTACGATTGCTTATTGACGCTGGCAGCAACCTGAATGCCACTGACATT AGGCAGCAGACCGCACTACACATTGCCTCAGAACATGGCTGGCATGACCTGGCTGAGATGATGCTGATTTCTAGAGTTAGTCTCAGTTTAACTGATAAG CAGGGGAAAACATGTCTGGAAGTGGCAGCAAGAGGAAACCATGTGGTCCTGGTAGACATGATAATTAAAGCTGACCGTTTTTATAAGTGGGAGAAG GATCACGGGCGCAGTGAGCAGGTAAGAAGACCTCTGAGCTTCAAACAGGACCACCAGCCGGAGACACAGCACTTCCGTTCTGTTTTATGGACCCTCGCCACAAAGCATCTGTGTTATGGGGAGTGGAAGATTCTTGCTCAGCACTGGGACTTTAGTGAAGCACATATACAAGCTATAGAACAACAGTGGACAG GTAAGAAAAGCTTCAAAGATCACGGTCACCGGATGCTGTTAATCTGGCTTCATGGAGTGCTCGTAGCTGGAGAAAACCCTATCAAAGGCCTCTATGAGGGGTTGGTGGAAATCTCCCGGACAGATTTGGCAG AGTTCATCCGACAGAAGGCAAACTCACAGACCAGCTCTCCTAAAATGTGCTACATAATGTGA